Below is a window of Manis javanica isolate MJ-LG chromosome 2, MJ_LKY, whole genome shotgun sequence DNA.
AGTTAGATACCCTCACATTGGCCCATGTATTCAATAATAGTTATTCAGGAAGTTTTCAAAGGACCCCCAAATCAATAAAACAGGCCTGTGCTAAGTTTATTAGCTAGCTCAATAGTTCATAATGATTAACAATTTTGCCCACCaggaacatttggcaatgtctttTGGTTATCATGACTGGGGACAGGTGTGCAACTGGCATTTAGTGGGTAGAGGTCAAGGAAGAAGCTAAGTAGCCTAAGCAACCTACAATGAACAGGACAGTGccctcccacctgcctcctccaCCCCATCCAACAAAGACATACCTGGTTCAAAATTTTGTCAATAGTATTTTGGCTGAGAAACCCTGATCTAGTAAAAGAACtagaatgtaaataaaattaaaactcagGGAGGATGAGGTTTGCTGTATGAGCAATATAAAGTACTTAAGGAAAACAGAGGAACTTAATGTATTTGATTGGGGACATAAGTAAAGCTTTTTGGAAGAGAACAGTTTTGTCCTAGGACTTGAACATGATAAGTAAGATTTCTATAGGTGAAGATGGAAGACAGGTATTTCAGACAGGATATAACTTGAGCTAACACAACATCAGGAAAGtataaaacaatataatttaGTTTGTGTAGAGTGTATATAGGAGATTAGTGGGAGAGGAGGTTAGAGAGGTAGACTGAGTTTGGATCTTGGAGGACTGGGAACCCCAGAcagaacagtttaacttcttcaccCATTCTTGGGCATTCTTAGAGCATGTAAAATCTGTAATTAGCTTTTGTTTTGTGTCTGTGCCAGCTTAATTCAGCTATAAACTTCCAAGGGCAGAGACCTATCttactctttcttctctccaCATTGCCCAGAAGAATAGTAAGTAATTTACTTGTTGATTTATATTGATGGGCAAGATTGAGTCTGGTGTTTGTCAGCGTATCAACATCCTTAACGCACTGAACCAGAGATTCACATAATTTGTTTTGATgatcccagaaaagaaaaaaggccaGTGGTGGCTGAAACAGTGGAGGAGGTGAAGAAAGAACCTATCCTTGTGTGTCCACCCTTACGAAGCCGAACATACATACCACCTGAAGATCTCCAGAATCGTTTGGAATCTTGCGTCAAAGAAATTTTTGGCTCATCTAGCAATTGGCAGGACATCTCCCTGGAAGATGGTCATCTGAAGTTCAGTTTCTTGGCACGTTTGGCTGATGACTTGGGCCACACAGTGCCTAACTCCAGGCTTTACCAAATGTGCAGGGTCAGAGACGTTCTTGATTTCTATAATGTGCCTGTTCAGGATAGATCTAAGTTTGATGAACTTACTGCCAATAATCTGCCTcccaatttaaaaatcacttgggGTTACTGAGTAATTCAGAAGAGGAACACATTGAAATCATTTTATTCCCCCTGAGCAAGGGGGCGTCTTATCAGATCTTTGATACTTTGTGAAATACTATAGAACTGTTCTCTAAACCCACTTTTTTTGTGGAGGAATGTATTATCTGTCTTTCCTCTCATGTCATGAATTGGTAAAtaacaggattttctttttcacacttgccaaaactttttttttttaagaaatcaaggCATTAATAGCTTATGAAAATTTTCCTCTCCAGAGGACACTGTAATTAACTTGGGTTTAAGATGAGGCCATTACATGTGCAGATGGGGCCTTTATTCTAAATAGGCATAAAGTAGTAGATgcaagaaaatattaattctgtTAGGACTCTTAAATATGGTGTTATATATACTACACATACAAATAAGGAgacagatatttatttaaaaaatttatgttgTATATTAATTTCTACCTGCTTTACTGCACAGGTAGAAATAGTAGACAGTATTCATTTTGGAATTAAAGTTTCttgaaatgtgttttttatttttctaaaggtgTAATTTGCTTTTCTGCCTTGTTtaagtattaaaaatgaaaaaactagaATATGTGCCAACTATTAAGTGCTATGACTTTTTGAATaagatatataaatgaatattctcttcaaaggaaataatgtttatttcaaaccttttttttttcataacttttaaaaaatggcattcACTGCCATTGAGTATTCCCTAGGATAGTAAGTCTGCTGACTTTGGCGTATTTATTTGTGGAAAGTACTCAAATACTGAGTTACCAGATGATTCTGATGACAAAATGATTAAAGAAGTGATTAAATTAGGAATTTTTTGTTCAGGCTTTAGAAAATGGCTAGAGAGTAATGAGatggtgtaagtccagggaaaggaaatcctggggcaaaatacctctaaaaactgaaatcagtcaaagggagaaataaagtttaaaatctgattattgctcacaaactgcagtctaggccatctctctctcctgctccagcagaagcaaaaccggcccccctcacctctcagatacagataagcccttaattacccattgatatggagataaactactctccacccctgaggaatgatacaaatgcactaaagccaaacttctttccacctctgaatgcctaatgatatgcagatgtactaaagtcagactagatattctggaaatattacaattttacccataggttacccctccagaaatcttgccttacagtTTACTTGTTCCCTCTTTTCCAACCAAACTAATGAcctacaatagcaacagcaataaaatcatgataatcctcaagccagaggattcagccaatgcagattaagtaaatgtactttacagcacaatctcttactaagcacaaaatatgtttctacacttgtttactcattcctaacaaccatgctagattgctcacaaaacttttaccaaacattagataaagtcaagcctctctttaaatgttttttttcttgacaacagcaacacaatcatgataattctcaagccagaagattcagctaggttcaaagtcccatgcagattaagtccaaagctcatccattctaGCCATCAtggagcagctgcagccagggggcgcatccaggacacaaggactgtagaggGAAATAACTGTGATTttggggggccactttgctgttattccaggaatacacaggaggccagcttccaggccttttccccaaggtgtcaGAAGAGCCAACCATTGccggtccatgtgtcgaaatgttcagggccatgtccattttattcctaattgctgcacccatccttgcaatgcatgcccaataaagtgggtgccttgattgctctcaatcactggCGACCGGCCATACGCTGCAGAGAGACTCTCTAGGCCCCTCTTTGTGGTTTACTGATCTGCACAACgcgcagggcactccttccagtctcggctgacttcttcaaaggtcaatggcaagccctgCCGACAGGCTACAGttcacattgtcttctgccccacgtacaacaaatgctgatgtagccattgggccacatcagaggcaggctttccttctagccagtgcacctgggccaatgcatctgcttcattattccctggggatgccaaaggcaaatagcTAGTCACATATacagtaggtgtctgtgccatgccactctggcTTTTaagtccagtctctcacccatcCCATCATGGGATGGGTGTTTATTACCCCTTGGTCAGAGcttttccagcaatgggctccataaCCAGCAAGATGTGGTATATAGCAGCCAATTGCCTCTCTTTCAagatgtaccagacctctgctcctttccatagtagTGACCAGGTTCCAGCCgggagcagaagcagcagcagtggcagaaacagtagccttaggcttgggccacGGGCTAGGGTCGGTGcagccagcagcggtggtggtgcctccatggCCACACAAGTGTAGACACACATCCCTTGGCGTAAGCACCACTtatccccatcatttctaggggcatcCCTCCCAAAGGTGACACCCATTAcaacagatttcaggttcagaggaatcctgctgactgtgccagatgtaagtctggggaaagaaaatcctggtgcaaaatacctctaaaaactgaaatcaaagggagaaataaggtttaAAATCCAATTATTGCTCAtaaactgcagtcctgggccaGCTCTCCTgcttcagcagaagcaaaacagGCCCCCTCCCTCACCTCTTAGGTACatataagccctctgttgcccaggtaattacccattgatatggagatgaacttctctccatccctgagtaatgatgtaaatgcactaaagccatacttctttccacctctgaatgcctattgatatgctgATGTACTAAAGCTAGGCAATATATTCTGAAAGTATTACAATTTTACACACAGATGGAGAAGGAATTCCTTCTGTTTTATCTTGACTGTTCAATAATTCTGAAAGGAAAGCATTGGATTTTAAACAAAGGAAATTGCATTTATTCTTTCCCAGGATAATTCCTTTGAAGGGGGCAATATTTAGTTGGGTATATAAATTCTGcatatttattagaaaaattacAGTAATCAGGCCCTATAAGTGTCTTCAGCAATCAGATATTCAGTGACTTCTACAGTTAAGAACTTCATAAGTGTTTGGAGCATTGTCTGGAGTCCTGGAGCTTAAACGTTAGAGCTGTTCTACCCCTTCTGCTTCTATGTGGCAGAggttgtaagtctggggagaggaaatcccagggcaaaacacctctaaaaaccaaaatcaggcaaagggagaaataaagtttaaaaaccatttattgGGGGCGAGGcactcaagatggtggtgtgagtagggtggctgaaatctcctcccaaaatcatatatatttttgaaaatacagcaaatacaactattcctaaaaaagagaccagaagatatactataacagccaggctacatctacatctacgagaactcagcatctcaagaaaagggtaagatacaatgCCGTGACctagtgggacctgagcactcccccgaTCCCAGATCACTGGTAGGAGGCAaataatcagagtggggagggagtggaagcacaggactgctaaataacagCCCTAGTAATCTTCCCCAGGATCACAGACACACATCGCATGGTGTACTCGGTATTAGAgacatggaaaagtaaaatcctagATGGAGACTGTgtgcaggtccccacagctggctcccttgggacaaaagaaaagtgggtgctttaaaaatcttaaagggacaagggtttaacaggtggacaaaaccatcctggcacactcagcccagcaggctgggaatcttgaggaacttcaggcgccctaacttCCCTGGGTGgtaacacagctctgaagcccctcacggtgataagcaacctgccattcattccccctgccAGTGcagcaagcaaaccggctgactcACCAACtgctgcagagcagctggggagcagtactgcctacagcaaccacacagaatcttctcccagcatgcagctaaccaggccagatCCAGAGGCTGTTGCCAATGTGTaactgcctggcacaggcagaggaagccagtgcaagatccggaaggcatgaaggggaggtgttctcacaggagaacacacccagtgcaactgcagtgccctaggctatcctgtCATTGCCTTGCCCACaacagctcagggaattaacctaGGGAATGCTCtcagtgtgtgggtaactggcacaggcagcggagaagggcaaggcaaccagcaagcaggaagggactttgttctcccagatgacacatgtgccacctgccagcagtcacttctatcaccatgaaaaggcaaaagaacctgttccagtcaaaaatcactcaaacaatgccagagaggTGACCTGGTGAGatgtaaccaatcttcctgaaaaagaattcaaaataaaagtcataacatgatgatggacctgcagagaaatatgcaagagctaatggatgaagtctgggagataacagaaatgaaacaatcaatagaaggacttgagagcagactggatgaggtggcagagactgttaatggaatagaaatcagaacaggaatacagagaagctgaggcagagagaggtgaaaggaactctaggaatgaaagaatattaagagaactgggtgaccaatccaaatgaagtaatatttgcataataggggtaccagaagaagaagagagaaaaaaggatagaaagtgtctttgaagaaataattgctgaaaacttccccaaactggggaagcaAATAGTtcctcagaccatggaagcccacagatctgccaacacaagggacccaaggaggacaaaagcaagacatataataattaaaatggcaaagatcaaagataaagacagaatattaaaagcagtcagagagagaaataagatcacctacaaaggaaaacccatcaggctttcatcagacttctcaatataaaccttacaggccagaaaagaatggcatgacatatttaatgcaatgaaacagaagggccttgaacgaagaatactgtatccagcatggttatcatttaaatttgaaggagggattaaacaatttccagataagcaaaagttgcgggaatttgcctgccacaaaccacctgtacagggtattttagagggactgctctagatggaagcactcctaaggctaaatagatgtcaccacagcaaagaaagcagaccaaccaaatactaactaaaggcaaaaaataaaatcagctatccccaaaagcagtcaaagaaaacacaaaagagtacagaataaaacactcaatatataaagagtggagaaggaagaaaaagaagggagagaaataagactCATCAGACTGTgattataatagtgtaataagtgagttaaagttagacagttagatagtaaagaagctacccttgaacctttggagaCCACGAAT
It encodes the following:
- the MRPL50 gene encoding large ribosomal subunit protein mL50 encodes the protein MAAFSGCGVTQRALAWIASGAPRREFWSGFRKEKRPVVAETVEEVKKEPILVCPPLRSRTYIPPEDLQNRLESCVKEIFGSSSNWQDISLEDGHLKFSFLARLADDLGHTVPNSRLYQMCRVRDVLDFYNVPVQDRSKFDELTANNLPPNLKITWGY